In a genomic window of Primulina huaijiensis isolate GDHJ02 chromosome 10, ASM1229523v2, whole genome shotgun sequence:
- the LOC140985774 gene encoding serine/threonine-protein kinase BLUS1-like isoform X1, producing the protein MAQASPKKFPLDANDYELYEEVGEGVSATVYKARCVPLNETVAIKVLDLEKCNNDLDGIRREVQTMTLIDHPNVLRAHCSFTTGHCLWVVMPYMAAGSCLHIIKSAYPEGFEEPSIATLLREVVKALVYIHSDGHIHRDVKAGNILIDTNGAVKLADFGVAACMFDTGDRQRSRNTFVGTPCWMAPEVMQQLHGYDFKADIWSLGITALELAHGHAPFSKYPPMKVLLMTLQNAPPGLDYERDKRFSKSFKEMVAACLVKDPKKRPTSEKLLKHTFFKNARSSDYLARTILDGMSPLGERFRVLKAKEAEILVQNKALYENKEQLSQQEYIRGISAWNFNLEDLKNQAALIQDDAISNSEDPSVSGNLLDRHNDVGFLVERKSSPEQVNNSNIDPQLEDELNDSHDLENSLTAFPSKPLQALKGFFDVCEDGIGAGSPSSRDSACTDSELQIQQQLLTGTQQESGRIDGYDIGRSGSVRHSFSAGPKKCLSGSLLQDYVSSPKNFVVNGDREYLQPRYPSERNYSGPLHCRQKKDAGNSITEQEASEGAVVECKGRFKVTSADLCPKGPLNSNNPHFGASSSQIVPSVTAASVLPSLQGILLQNSMQREDMIKLIKFVEQTSVNPTENSEAGMNDLMQASPTSAKERELQAQVIQMQQSIGSMVEELQRLKTRNTQLERKLNFLLKKDDKIRE; encoded by the exons ATGGCACAAGCCTCACCGAAAAAATTTCCACTTGACGCTAATGATTATGAGTTATATGAGGAAGTTGGAGAAGGTGTCAGTGCTACTGTTTATAAAGCTCGTTGTGTGCCTCTTAATGAGACAGTTGCAATCAAGGTTCTCGATCTCGAGAAGTGCAATAATGACTTG GACGGCATCAGACGAGAAGTACAGACAATGACCCTAATTGACCATCCAAATGTGTTACGGGCTCATTGCTCCTTCACCACTGGTCATTGCCTATGGGTTGTGATGCCATACATGGCTGCAGGATCCTGccttcatataattaaatcagCTTATCCGGAAGGTTTTGAGGAGCCATCAATTGCTACCTTGTTACGTGAGGTTGTCAAAGCTCTTGTTTATATTCACTCTGACGGGCATATCCATAGAGATGTGAAG GCAGGGAACATACTGATTGATACTAATGGTGCTGTTAAATTAGCGGACTTTGGCGTTGCTGCTTGCATGTTTGATACTGGGGATCGTCAGCGTTCTAGAAATACTTTTGTTGGAACTCCATGCTG GATGGCTCCTGAAGTAATGCAGCAATTACATGGATATGATTTTAA AGCCGATATCTGGTCCTTAGGAATAACAGCACTTGAGCTTGCTCATGGTCACGCACCATTCTCTAAGTACCCACCTAtgaag GTTCTGCTAATGACCCTACAAAATGCACCACCAGGCCTGGACTATGAAAGagacaaaagattttctaag TCTTTCAAAGAAATGGTTGCAGCTTGCTTGGTCAAGGATCCTAAGAAACGTCCCACTTCGGAAAAGCTTTTGAAacatactttttttaaaaatgcacGTTCGAGTGATTATCTTGCTCGAACTATCCTTGATGGAATGTCACCTCTTGGTGAACGTTTTAGGGTGCTTAAG GCAAAAGAAGCAGAGATTCTTGTTCAAAATAAGGCATTATACGAGAACAAAGAACAACTATCACAG CAAGAGTACATTCGAGGAATCAGTGCGTGGAATTTCAATCTGGAAGACTTAAAGAATCAAGCTGCCCTT ATACAAGATGATGCGATTTCAAATTCCGAAGATCCAAGTGTGAGTGGGAATCTCTTGGACAGGCACAATGATGTTGGTTTTCTTGTGGAGAGGAAGTCTTCTCCTGAGCAGgttaataattcaaatatagACCCTCAATTGGAG GATGAGCTCAATGATAGTCATGATTTGGAGAATTCACTCACTGCCTTTCCTAGTAAACCTCTTCAGGCGCTGAA AGGTTTCTTTGATGTTTGTGAGGATGGCATTGGTGCTGGTAGTCCAAGTTCAAGAGATTCTGCCTGCACAGATTCTGAGTTGCAAATTCAGCAGCAGCTTTTGACAGGTACTCAGCAAGAATCAGGGAGAATTGATGGTTATGACATTGGCCGAAGTGGTTCTGTGCGGCATTCTTTCAGTGCAGGGCCTAAAAAATGTTTGAGTGGCTCACTGTTACAGGACTATGTTTCATCTCCTAAGAATTTCGTTGTTAATGGTGACAG GGAATATCTGCAACCAAGATATCCGAGTGAGCGGAACTATAGTGGTCCTTTGCATTGTCGTCAAAAGAAAGATGCCGGTAATTCTATTACTG AGCAGGAGGCATCTGAAGGTGCTGTTGTTGAATGCAAGGGACGTTTTAAAGTCACTTCAGCTGATCTTTGTCCAAAG GGTCCTTTAAACTCCAATAACCCACACTTTGGGGCATCCTCTAGCCAAATAGTTCCTAGTGTTACTGCTGCTTCAGTTCTGCCTTCATTACAAGGCATCCTGCTACAGAACTCCATGCAAAGA GAAGATatgattaaattaataaagtTTGTAGAGCAAACCTCGG TTAATCCTACTGAGAACTCGGAGGCTGGAATGAATGATCTGATGCAG GCGAGTCCCACTTCAGCAAAGGAGCGAGAATTGCAGGCTCAAGTGATTCAAATGCAACAAAG TATTGGAAGTATGGTTGAGGAACTCCAGAGGCTGAAGACAAGAAATACTCAG ctggaaagaaaactcaattttttgCTCAAAAAAGACGATAAGATACGAGAATGA
- the LOC140985774 gene encoding serine/threonine-protein kinase BLUS1-like isoform X2 yields the protein MAQASPKKFPLDANDYELYEEVGEGVSATVYKARCVPLNETVAIKVLDLEKCNNDLDGIRREVQTMTLIDHPNVLRAHCSFTTGHCLWVVMPYMAAGSCLHIIKSAYPEGFEEPSIATLLREVVKALVYIHSDGHIHRDVKAGNILIDTNGAVKLADFGVAACMFDTGDRQRSRNTFVGTPCWMAPEVMQQLHGYDFKADIWSLGITALELAHGHAPFSKYPPMKVLLMTLQNAPPGLDYERDKRFSKSFKEMVAACLVKDPKKRPTSEKLLKHTFFKNARSSDYLARTILDGMSPLGERFRVLKAKEAEILVQNKALYENKEQLSQQEYIRGISAWNFNLEDLKNQAALIQDDAISNSEDPSVSGNLLDRHNDVGFLVERKSSPEQVNNSNIDPQLEDELNDSHDLENSLTAFPSKPLQALKGFFDVCEDGIGAGSPSSRDSACTDSELQIQQQLLTGTQQESGRIDGYDIGRSGSVRHSFSAGPKKCLSGSLLQDYVSSPKNFVVNGDREYLQPRYPSERNYSGPLHCRQKKDAEQEASEGAVVECKGRFKVTSADLCPKGPLNSNNPHFGASSSQIVPSVTAASVLPSLQGILLQNSMQREDMIKLIKFVEQTSVNPTENSEAGMNDLMQASPTSAKERELQAQVIQMQQSIGSMVEELQRLKTRNTQLERKLNFLLKKDDKIRE from the exons ATGGCACAAGCCTCACCGAAAAAATTTCCACTTGACGCTAATGATTATGAGTTATATGAGGAAGTTGGAGAAGGTGTCAGTGCTACTGTTTATAAAGCTCGTTGTGTGCCTCTTAATGAGACAGTTGCAATCAAGGTTCTCGATCTCGAGAAGTGCAATAATGACTTG GACGGCATCAGACGAGAAGTACAGACAATGACCCTAATTGACCATCCAAATGTGTTACGGGCTCATTGCTCCTTCACCACTGGTCATTGCCTATGGGTTGTGATGCCATACATGGCTGCAGGATCCTGccttcatataattaaatcagCTTATCCGGAAGGTTTTGAGGAGCCATCAATTGCTACCTTGTTACGTGAGGTTGTCAAAGCTCTTGTTTATATTCACTCTGACGGGCATATCCATAGAGATGTGAAG GCAGGGAACATACTGATTGATACTAATGGTGCTGTTAAATTAGCGGACTTTGGCGTTGCTGCTTGCATGTTTGATACTGGGGATCGTCAGCGTTCTAGAAATACTTTTGTTGGAACTCCATGCTG GATGGCTCCTGAAGTAATGCAGCAATTACATGGATATGATTTTAA AGCCGATATCTGGTCCTTAGGAATAACAGCACTTGAGCTTGCTCATGGTCACGCACCATTCTCTAAGTACCCACCTAtgaag GTTCTGCTAATGACCCTACAAAATGCACCACCAGGCCTGGACTATGAAAGagacaaaagattttctaag TCTTTCAAAGAAATGGTTGCAGCTTGCTTGGTCAAGGATCCTAAGAAACGTCCCACTTCGGAAAAGCTTTTGAAacatactttttttaaaaatgcacGTTCGAGTGATTATCTTGCTCGAACTATCCTTGATGGAATGTCACCTCTTGGTGAACGTTTTAGGGTGCTTAAG GCAAAAGAAGCAGAGATTCTTGTTCAAAATAAGGCATTATACGAGAACAAAGAACAACTATCACAG CAAGAGTACATTCGAGGAATCAGTGCGTGGAATTTCAATCTGGAAGACTTAAAGAATCAAGCTGCCCTT ATACAAGATGATGCGATTTCAAATTCCGAAGATCCAAGTGTGAGTGGGAATCTCTTGGACAGGCACAATGATGTTGGTTTTCTTGTGGAGAGGAAGTCTTCTCCTGAGCAGgttaataattcaaatatagACCCTCAATTGGAG GATGAGCTCAATGATAGTCATGATTTGGAGAATTCACTCACTGCCTTTCCTAGTAAACCTCTTCAGGCGCTGAA AGGTTTCTTTGATGTTTGTGAGGATGGCATTGGTGCTGGTAGTCCAAGTTCAAGAGATTCTGCCTGCACAGATTCTGAGTTGCAAATTCAGCAGCAGCTTTTGACAGGTACTCAGCAAGAATCAGGGAGAATTGATGGTTATGACATTGGCCGAAGTGGTTCTGTGCGGCATTCTTTCAGTGCAGGGCCTAAAAAATGTTTGAGTGGCTCACTGTTACAGGACTATGTTTCATCTCCTAAGAATTTCGTTGTTAATGGTGACAG GGAATATCTGCAACCAAGATATCCGAGTGAGCGGAACTATAGTGGTCCTTTGCATTGTCGTCAAAAGAAAGATGCCG AGCAGGAGGCATCTGAAGGTGCTGTTGTTGAATGCAAGGGACGTTTTAAAGTCACTTCAGCTGATCTTTGTCCAAAG GGTCCTTTAAACTCCAATAACCCACACTTTGGGGCATCCTCTAGCCAAATAGTTCCTAGTGTTACTGCTGCTTCAGTTCTGCCTTCATTACAAGGCATCCTGCTACAGAACTCCATGCAAAGA GAAGATatgattaaattaataaagtTTGTAGAGCAAACCTCGG TTAATCCTACTGAGAACTCGGAGGCTGGAATGAATGATCTGATGCAG GCGAGTCCCACTTCAGCAAAGGAGCGAGAATTGCAGGCTCAAGTGATTCAAATGCAACAAAG TATTGGAAGTATGGTTGAGGAACTCCAGAGGCTGAAGACAAGAAATACTCAG ctggaaagaaaactcaattttttgCTCAAAAAAGACGATAAGATACGAGAATGA
- the LOC140985774 gene encoding serine/threonine-protein kinase BLUS1-like isoform X3: MAQASPKKFPLDANDYELYEEVGEGVSATVYKARCVPLNETVAIKVLDLEKCNNDLDGIRREVQTMTLIDHPNVLRAHCSFTTGHCLWVVMPYMAAGSCLHIIKSAYPEGFEEPSIATLLREVVKALVYIHSDGHIHRDVKAGNILIDTNGAVKLADFGVAACMFDTGDRQRSRNTFVGTPCWMAPEVMQQLHGYDFKADIWSLGITALELAHGHAPFSKYPPMKVLLMTLQNAPPGLDYERDKRFSKSFKEMVAACLVKDPKKRPTSEKLLKHTFFKNARSSDYLARTILDGMSPLGERFRVLKAKEAEILVQNKALYENKEQLSQQEYIRGISAWNFNLEDLKNQAALIQDDAISNSEDPSVSGNLLDRHNDVGFLVERKSSPEQDELNDSHDLENSLTAFPSKPLQALKGFFDVCEDGIGAGSPSSRDSACTDSELQIQQQLLTGTQQESGRIDGYDIGRSGSVRHSFSAGPKKCLSGSLLQDYVSSPKNFVVNGDREYLQPRYPSERNYSGPLHCRQKKDAGNSITEQEASEGAVVECKGRFKVTSADLCPKGPLNSNNPHFGASSSQIVPSVTAASVLPSLQGILLQNSMQREDMIKLIKFVEQTSVNPTENSEAGMNDLMQASPTSAKERELQAQVIQMQQSIGSMVEELQRLKTRNTQLERKLNFLLKKDDKIRE, from the exons ATGGCACAAGCCTCACCGAAAAAATTTCCACTTGACGCTAATGATTATGAGTTATATGAGGAAGTTGGAGAAGGTGTCAGTGCTACTGTTTATAAAGCTCGTTGTGTGCCTCTTAATGAGACAGTTGCAATCAAGGTTCTCGATCTCGAGAAGTGCAATAATGACTTG GACGGCATCAGACGAGAAGTACAGACAATGACCCTAATTGACCATCCAAATGTGTTACGGGCTCATTGCTCCTTCACCACTGGTCATTGCCTATGGGTTGTGATGCCATACATGGCTGCAGGATCCTGccttcatataattaaatcagCTTATCCGGAAGGTTTTGAGGAGCCATCAATTGCTACCTTGTTACGTGAGGTTGTCAAAGCTCTTGTTTATATTCACTCTGACGGGCATATCCATAGAGATGTGAAG GCAGGGAACATACTGATTGATACTAATGGTGCTGTTAAATTAGCGGACTTTGGCGTTGCTGCTTGCATGTTTGATACTGGGGATCGTCAGCGTTCTAGAAATACTTTTGTTGGAACTCCATGCTG GATGGCTCCTGAAGTAATGCAGCAATTACATGGATATGATTTTAA AGCCGATATCTGGTCCTTAGGAATAACAGCACTTGAGCTTGCTCATGGTCACGCACCATTCTCTAAGTACCCACCTAtgaag GTTCTGCTAATGACCCTACAAAATGCACCACCAGGCCTGGACTATGAAAGagacaaaagattttctaag TCTTTCAAAGAAATGGTTGCAGCTTGCTTGGTCAAGGATCCTAAGAAACGTCCCACTTCGGAAAAGCTTTTGAAacatactttttttaaaaatgcacGTTCGAGTGATTATCTTGCTCGAACTATCCTTGATGGAATGTCACCTCTTGGTGAACGTTTTAGGGTGCTTAAG GCAAAAGAAGCAGAGATTCTTGTTCAAAATAAGGCATTATACGAGAACAAAGAACAACTATCACAG CAAGAGTACATTCGAGGAATCAGTGCGTGGAATTTCAATCTGGAAGACTTAAAGAATCAAGCTGCCCTT ATACAAGATGATGCGATTTCAAATTCCGAAGATCCAAGTGTGAGTGGGAATCTCTTGGACAGGCACAATGATGTTGGTTTTCTTGTGGAGAGGAAGTCTTCTCCTGAGCAG GATGAGCTCAATGATAGTCATGATTTGGAGAATTCACTCACTGCCTTTCCTAGTAAACCTCTTCAGGCGCTGAA AGGTTTCTTTGATGTTTGTGAGGATGGCATTGGTGCTGGTAGTCCAAGTTCAAGAGATTCTGCCTGCACAGATTCTGAGTTGCAAATTCAGCAGCAGCTTTTGACAGGTACTCAGCAAGAATCAGGGAGAATTGATGGTTATGACATTGGCCGAAGTGGTTCTGTGCGGCATTCTTTCAGTGCAGGGCCTAAAAAATGTTTGAGTGGCTCACTGTTACAGGACTATGTTTCATCTCCTAAGAATTTCGTTGTTAATGGTGACAG GGAATATCTGCAACCAAGATATCCGAGTGAGCGGAACTATAGTGGTCCTTTGCATTGTCGTCAAAAGAAAGATGCCGGTAATTCTATTACTG AGCAGGAGGCATCTGAAGGTGCTGTTGTTGAATGCAAGGGACGTTTTAAAGTCACTTCAGCTGATCTTTGTCCAAAG GGTCCTTTAAACTCCAATAACCCACACTTTGGGGCATCCTCTAGCCAAATAGTTCCTAGTGTTACTGCTGCTTCAGTTCTGCCTTCATTACAAGGCATCCTGCTACAGAACTCCATGCAAAGA GAAGATatgattaaattaataaagtTTGTAGAGCAAACCTCGG TTAATCCTACTGAGAACTCGGAGGCTGGAATGAATGATCTGATGCAG GCGAGTCCCACTTCAGCAAAGGAGCGAGAATTGCAGGCTCAAGTGATTCAAATGCAACAAAG TATTGGAAGTATGGTTGAGGAACTCCAGAGGCTGAAGACAAGAAATACTCAG ctggaaagaaaactcaattttttgCTCAAAAAAGACGATAAGATACGAGAATGA
- the LOC140985774 gene encoding uncharacterized protein isoform X4 encodes MTLIDHPNVLRAHCSFTTGHCLWVVMPYMAAGSCLHIIKSAYPEGFEEPSIATLLREVVKALVYIHSDGHIHRDVKAGNILIDTNGAVKLADFGVAACMFDTGDRQRSRNTFVGTPCWMAPEVMQQLHGYDFKADIWSLGITALELAHGHAPFSKYPPMKVLLMTLQNAPPGLDYERDKRFSKSFKEMVAACLVKDPKKRPTSEKLLKHTFFKNARSSDYLARTILDGMSPLGERFRVLKAKEAEILVQNKALYENKEQLSQQEYIRGISAWNFNLEDLKNQAALIQDDAISNSEDPSVSGNLLDRHNDVGFLVERKSSPEQVNNSNIDPQLEDELNDSHDLENSLTAFPSKPLQALKGFFDVCEDGIGAGSPSSRDSACTDSELQIQQQLLTGTQQESGRIDGYDIGRSGSVRHSFSAGPKKCLSGSLLQDYVSSPKNFVVNGDREYLQPRYPSERNYSGPLHCRQKKDAGNSITEQEASEGAVVECKGRFKVTSADLCPKGPLNSNNPHFGASSSQIVPSVTAASVLPSLQGILLQNSMQREDMIKLIKFVEQTSVNPTENSEAGMNDLMQASPTSAKERELQAQVIQMQQSIGSMVEELQRLKTRNTQLERKLNFLLKKDDKIRE; translated from the exons ATGACCCTAATTGACCATCCAAATGTGTTACGGGCTCATTGCTCCTTCACCACTGGTCATTGCCTATGGGTTGTGATGCCATACATGGCTGCAGGATCCTGccttcatataattaaatcagCTTATCCGGAAGGTTTTGAGGAGCCATCAATTGCTACCTTGTTACGTGAGGTTGTCAAAGCTCTTGTTTATATTCACTCTGACGGGCATATCCATAGAGATGTGAAG GCAGGGAACATACTGATTGATACTAATGGTGCTGTTAAATTAGCGGACTTTGGCGTTGCTGCTTGCATGTTTGATACTGGGGATCGTCAGCGTTCTAGAAATACTTTTGTTGGAACTCCATGCTG GATGGCTCCTGAAGTAATGCAGCAATTACATGGATATGATTTTAA AGCCGATATCTGGTCCTTAGGAATAACAGCACTTGAGCTTGCTCATGGTCACGCACCATTCTCTAAGTACCCACCTAtgaag GTTCTGCTAATGACCCTACAAAATGCACCACCAGGCCTGGACTATGAAAGagacaaaagattttctaag TCTTTCAAAGAAATGGTTGCAGCTTGCTTGGTCAAGGATCCTAAGAAACGTCCCACTTCGGAAAAGCTTTTGAAacatactttttttaaaaatgcacGTTCGAGTGATTATCTTGCTCGAACTATCCTTGATGGAATGTCACCTCTTGGTGAACGTTTTAGGGTGCTTAAG GCAAAAGAAGCAGAGATTCTTGTTCAAAATAAGGCATTATACGAGAACAAAGAACAACTATCACAG CAAGAGTACATTCGAGGAATCAGTGCGTGGAATTTCAATCTGGAAGACTTAAAGAATCAAGCTGCCCTT ATACAAGATGATGCGATTTCAAATTCCGAAGATCCAAGTGTGAGTGGGAATCTCTTGGACAGGCACAATGATGTTGGTTTTCTTGTGGAGAGGAAGTCTTCTCCTGAGCAGgttaataattcaaatatagACCCTCAATTGGAG GATGAGCTCAATGATAGTCATGATTTGGAGAATTCACTCACTGCCTTTCCTAGTAAACCTCTTCAGGCGCTGAA AGGTTTCTTTGATGTTTGTGAGGATGGCATTGGTGCTGGTAGTCCAAGTTCAAGAGATTCTGCCTGCACAGATTCTGAGTTGCAAATTCAGCAGCAGCTTTTGACAGGTACTCAGCAAGAATCAGGGAGAATTGATGGTTATGACATTGGCCGAAGTGGTTCTGTGCGGCATTCTTTCAGTGCAGGGCCTAAAAAATGTTTGAGTGGCTCACTGTTACAGGACTATGTTTCATCTCCTAAGAATTTCGTTGTTAATGGTGACAG GGAATATCTGCAACCAAGATATCCGAGTGAGCGGAACTATAGTGGTCCTTTGCATTGTCGTCAAAAGAAAGATGCCGGTAATTCTATTACTG AGCAGGAGGCATCTGAAGGTGCTGTTGTTGAATGCAAGGGACGTTTTAAAGTCACTTCAGCTGATCTTTGTCCAAAG GGTCCTTTAAACTCCAATAACCCACACTTTGGGGCATCCTCTAGCCAAATAGTTCCTAGTGTTACTGCTGCTTCAGTTCTGCCTTCATTACAAGGCATCCTGCTACAGAACTCCATGCAAAGA GAAGATatgattaaattaataaagtTTGTAGAGCAAACCTCGG TTAATCCTACTGAGAACTCGGAGGCTGGAATGAATGATCTGATGCAG GCGAGTCCCACTTCAGCAAAGGAGCGAGAATTGCAGGCTCAAGTGATTCAAATGCAACAAAG TATTGGAAGTATGGTTGAGGAACTCCAGAGGCTGAAGACAAGAAATACTCAG ctggaaagaaaactcaattttttgCTCAAAAAAGACGATAAGATACGAGAATGA
- the LOC140986976 gene encoding cinnamoyl-CoA reductase-like SNL6, with protein MGILRLEETQKAELEEFRRMLLSCAAVHRRKDEDGLKDRENALAGAPDDDVFLDKLVCVTSGVSYLGISIVNQLLVDGYSVRIIVDNEEDVEKLREMENSGEMRLTNSVVEVVTAKLTDVESLTDAFDGCRGVFHTAGFVDPAGLSGYTKVMSDIEVNASKNVIKACGISPSVRHCVLTSSLLTCIWKDNSWDESFSRIDDKCWSDESVCVEKKLWYALGKLRAEKAARETAKENNLKLATICPGLITGSKFFHRNPTPTLAYLKGIQEMYTKGLLATVDVNRLAKAHVRVFQEMKKAACGRYICFDQVLDSIDGIENLARETGLNMSSITGGASSSNGARFELSNGRLVNLMSRTWRCNDE; from the exons ATGGGTATTCTGCGGTTGGAGGAGACCCAGAAGGCGGAGCTTGAGGAATTCCGGCGGATGCTGTTGTCTTGCGCCGCCGTTCACCGCCGGAAGGATGAGGATGGGCTAAAGGACAGAGAAAATGCGTTGGCGGGAGCTCCGGACGACGACGTATTTCTGGACAAGCTGGTCTGTGTCACCAGTGGCGTATCATATCTTGGCATCTCTATAGTGAACCAGCTCCTGGTTGATGGGTACTCCGTGAGGATTATCGTCGATAATGAAG AAGACGTAGAAAAGCTGAGGGAAATGGAAAATTCCGGTGAAATGAGACTAACCAATAGCGTTGTTGAAGTAGTCACGGCCAAGCTTACTGATGTAGAGAGCCTAACCGACGCATTTGATGGTTGTCGTGGTGTGTTTCATACCGCTGGTTTCGTGGACCCTGCTGGTTTATCCGGCTATACT AAAGTAATGTCCGATATCGAAGTGAATGCAAGCAAAAATGTCATAAAGGCGTGTGGGATTTCGCCTTCTGTTAGACATTGTGTACTAACTTCTTCACTTTTGACCTGCATCTGGAAAGATAATTCTTGGGATGAATCTTTTAGCCGGATTGATGACAAATGCTGGAGTGATGAATCTGTTTGCGTGGAAAAGAAG CTCTGGTATGCCCTGGGGAAACTAAGAGCAGAAAAGGCAGCTAGGGAAACTGCGAAGGAGAATAACTTGAAACTAGCCACAATTTGTCCGGGGCTTATCACGGGATCCAAATTCTTCCATCGAAATCCAACCCCTACGCTTGCTTATCTCAAAGGAATCCAAGAAATGTATACAAAGGGGTTGCTAGCTACTGTCGACGTTAACAGATTAGCAAAGGCGCATGTAAGAGTGTTTCAAGAGATGAAAAAGGCAGCATGTGGGAGATATATTTGCTTCGATCAAGTACTAGACAGCATAGATGGGATAGAAAATCTGGCTCGAGAAACGGGCTTAAACATGAGCTCGATTACAGGTGGTGCCTCTTCAAGCAACGGTGCTCGTTTTGAACTTTCAAATGGAAGGCTTGTAAACTTGATGTCGAGAACATGGAGATGTAATGATGAATAA
- the LOC140987006 gene encoding uncharacterized protein, producing MYDQNPSPASSTSPSAAVGRSRRYHCRRRHMVEEDEGDSVACTGESCQSCTAWVIADCVALCCCPCAVVNLLTLTFLKLPWTVARRFIRRRKKEKIRKIMDKERRCGAGGDTDGISRKERVNECTSGIVWEEGETDNPAAAEEIWLELYEVGHLAFGRVSFSGNILNG from the coding sequence ATGTACGATCAAAACCCATCTCCAGCTTCGTCGACTTCTCCGAGCGCCGCCGTGGGCAGAAGCCGCCGATACCACTGCCGGAGACGGCACATGGTGGAGGAGGACGAGGGAGATTCGGTCGCGTGCACCGGGGAATCATGCCAGTCTTGCACTGCGTGGGTGATAGCCGACTGCGTGGCGCTCTGCTGCTGCCCCTGCGCGGTGGTGAACCTTCTGACGCTGACATTCTTGAAGCTCCCGTGGACGGTGGCGCGTAGATTCATCCGCCGCCGGAAGAAGGAGAAGATCCGGAAGATAATGGACAAGGAGAGGAGATGCGGCGCAGGAGGGGACACAGATGGAATTTCAAGAAAAGAGAGGGTCAATGAATGCACATCGGGAATTGTCTGGGAAGAAGGGGAAACGGACAATCCTGCAGCGGCAGAGGAGATCTGGTTGGAGCTGTACGAGGTTGGTCATTTGGCCTTTGGTAGGGTTTCTTTTAGTGGAAATATTTTGAATGGGTAG